One stretch of Bordetella avium DNA includes these proteins:
- a CDS encoding amidohydrolase family protein, with product MTKVRKIAIEEHFTAVGFGDYSKAFVQHLDPKTTAELVARLSDIGEGRLAEMDAAGIDYVILSQTGPGVQGEPDAAVALRRARENNDFLAQQIALHPDRFGGFATLPMHDPETAAAELTRAVRDLGFKGALVNGHTQGVYYDDPMYDRFWEQMQELDVPLYLHPFDAYVLPHAFKGHPELAGATWGWGVETGTHALRLLFGGVFDRFPKVKVILGHMGEGLPFQRWRFDSRFAAYPYGVTLQRAPSEYIGSNILITTSGVCSHPALIGAIAEMGPEAVMFSVDYPYESTAQAVEFIESAPLDAATRDQVCYGNAARLFKL from the coding sequence ATGACAAAAGTGCGAAAGATCGCCATCGAGGAGCATTTCACCGCAGTCGGTTTCGGCGATTATTCGAAGGCCTTCGTGCAGCATCTTGACCCGAAGACGACGGCTGAGCTTGTGGCCCGGTTGAGCGATATCGGTGAGGGGCGTCTGGCAGAGATGGACGCGGCGGGCATTGATTATGTGATCCTGTCGCAAACCGGGCCTGGCGTGCAAGGCGAGCCGGATGCCGCGGTGGCCTTGCGGCGCGCCCGCGAAAACAATGATTTCCTCGCGCAGCAGATAGCCCTGCATCCCGATCGTTTCGGCGGGTTTGCGACCCTGCCCATGCACGACCCCGAAACGGCGGCGGCAGAGCTGACGCGCGCGGTGCGTGACTTGGGTTTCAAAGGGGCTTTGGTCAATGGCCACACCCAGGGCGTTTATTACGACGACCCCATGTACGACCGTTTCTGGGAGCAGATGCAGGAGCTGGATGTGCCCTTGTATCTGCACCCTTTCGATGCCTATGTGTTGCCGCATGCTTTCAAGGGCCATCCCGAATTGGCCGGGGCAACCTGGGGATGGGGCGTCGAGACGGGCACGCATGCCTTGCGCCTTTTGTTTGGCGGCGTGTTCGACCGTTTCCCCAAGGTCAAGGTCATTCTGGGTCATATGGGCGAGGGGCTGCCCTTCCAGCGCTGGCGTTTTGACAGCCGTTTTGCCGCCTATCCCTATGGCGTGACCTTGCAGCGCGCACCCTCGGAATACATAGGTTCCAATATTCTGATCACGACCTCAGGTGTCTGTTCTCATCCGGCCTTGATCGGCGCCATTGCGGAAATGGGCCCCGAAGCCGTGATGTTTTCGGTCGACTATCCCTATGAATCGACGGCGCAGGCGGTTGAGTTCATCGAGTCCGCACCGCTGGACGCTGCGACACGTGATCAGGTCTGCTACGGCAACGCCGCCCGTCTTTTCAAGCTTTAA
- a CDS encoding DUF6414 family protein has protein sequence MDQDSPSIDFLYDFLYVDTPRVHSWLAQLFDEGVLKTFKHSSSTSDTAEGTVGIKAVMQGGLKHNGTVTEGQERVYDAEWSLPILLIDRLDEIGHVTKNILSARIGDLVMVAGRMELTDVQTLQKMWSPAIKIMIAEQKVTHANKQELSKLKELMAHFGEAIAAMPPDAQLYMRDRTEAAVWASLRAEHTIINTSTLALAHGAAIAGEWIMLAVLDSKPDWENPFAEGGPMINTSDMAESMHGVLNLVRKLAGRSPTAYAVTPVAIFRPVLRAAADTLPANS, from the coding sequence GTGGATCAAGACTCACCAAGCATAGATTTTCTCTATGACTTTCTGTACGTGGACACGCCGCGTGTCCACTCATGGTTGGCTCAGCTTTTTGATGAAGGCGTCTTAAAGACTTTTAAGCACTCGTCTTCCACTTCCGACACCGCAGAAGGCACTGTGGGCATCAAAGCCGTGATGCAAGGCGGCTTGAAACACAACGGAACCGTTACCGAAGGGCAAGAGCGAGTTTACGACGCAGAATGGAGCCTGCCCATTCTACTTATCGACCGCCTAGATGAAATCGGCCATGTCACGAAGAACATCCTGTCAGCCAGGATTGGCGATTTAGTGATGGTCGCTGGCCGCATGGAACTTACCGATGTGCAGACACTGCAAAAGATGTGGAGCCCAGCAATCAAAATCATGATTGCTGAGCAAAAAGTAACTCACGCCAATAAGCAGGAACTGTCCAAGCTCAAAGAACTGATGGCTCATTTCGGAGAGGCTATCGCGGCCATGCCTCCGGATGCGCAGTTGTACATGAGAGATCGCACCGAGGCAGCCGTATGGGCAAGCCTCCGAGCCGAGCACACCATCATCAATACCTCCACGTTGGCGTTAGCCCACGGCGCTGCAATAGCGGGAGAGTGGATCATGCTCGCTGTTTTGGATTCAAAGCCTGACTGGGAAAACCCCTTTGCGGAGGGCGGGCCCATGATAAATACGTCAGACATGGCAGAAAGCATGCATGGCGTCCTAAATTTGGTGCGAAAACTCGCCGGTAGAAGTCCAACTGCTTATGCGGTGACGCCTGTGGCGATCTTCCGCCCGGTACTCCGCGCAGCAGCCGACACCCTCCCTGCCAATTCGTAG
- a CDS encoding MarR family winged helix-turn-helix transcriptional regulator, whose amino-acid sequence MADAKTKAAKKRRATTPTGDDTVFDPTKQVLWSRPGYLVRRLNQIHYALFYEECKTQNITPVQYGVLTALSLSPWLDQTAVGMELGLDRTTTADVIKRLQERGLVNRRVNPNDRRSRQAVITQEGLRIMGLLQTGMARAQQRLVSPLSPRNQEIFMKLLSTLVEANNQYSRAIVKGM is encoded by the coding sequence ATGGCAGACGCGAAGACAAAAGCGGCCAAGAAACGGCGTGCGACCACACCGACGGGTGACGACACCGTATTTGATCCCACCAAACAGGTGCTGTGGTCTCGGCCAGGCTATCTGGTGCGGCGTCTCAACCAAATCCATTATGCGCTCTTCTATGAGGAGTGCAAAACGCAGAACATCACCCCGGTCCAGTATGGCGTGTTGACGGCCCTGTCACTCAGCCCCTGGCTGGATCAAACCGCTGTCGGCATGGAATTGGGGCTGGACCGCACGACAACGGCCGACGTGATCAAACGTCTGCAGGAACGTGGGCTGGTCAACCGGCGTGTCAATCCCAATGACAGACGTTCGCGTCAGGCCGTGATCACGCAGGAGGGTTTGCGGATCATGGGTCTGTTGCAGACGGGGATGGCGCGCGCGCAACAGCGTTTGGTCTCTCCCTTGTCGCCTCGCAATCAAGAAATCTTCATGAAGTTGCTGTCCACGCTGGTGGAGGCAAACAATCAATACAGCCGCGCAATCGTCAAAGGCATGTAA
- a CDS encoding maleate cis-trans isomerase family protein: MQKNYRIGQIVPSSNTTMETEIPAMLLARQQIRPERFTFHSSRMRMKKVVKEELAAMDAESDRCALELSDARVDVLGYACLVAIMAMGHGYHRQSQARLTAHTASNGGEAPVITSAGALVDALKVMGARKIAVVAPYMKPLTELVVSYIANEGYEVVDYRALEIPDNLEVGRHDPARLPEIVLGMNYQDADVIVLSACVQMPSLPAIAKVEALTGKPVLTAAVATTYAMLKALELEPVVPGAGALLSGAY; encoded by the coding sequence ATGCAAAAAAATTACCGTATCGGTCAGATCGTGCCGAGTTCGAATACGACGATGGAGACGGAGATTCCCGCTATGTTGTTGGCGCGCCAGCAGATCCGCCCGGAACGCTTCACTTTTCATTCGAGCCGGATGCGGATGAAGAAAGTGGTCAAGGAGGAGCTCGCGGCCATGGATGCGGAGTCAGACCGCTGCGCTCTGGAGCTGAGCGATGCCCGCGTGGACGTCTTGGGTTACGCCTGCCTGGTGGCCATTATGGCGATGGGACATGGCTACCATCGCCAGTCTCAGGCGCGTTTGACCGCACACACCGCCAGCAATGGTGGCGAGGCGCCGGTCATTACCAGCGCCGGTGCGCTGGTCGATGCCCTGAAAGTGATGGGCGCTCGCAAGATCGCTGTCGTCGCGCCCTATATGAAGCCCCTGACGGAGTTGGTGGTGAGCTATATCGCCAACGAGGGCTATGAGGTCGTGGATTATCGCGCGCTAGAAATTCCCGACAATCTGGAGGTCGGGCGGCATGATCCGGCGCGTCTGCCCGAGATCGTGCTGGGCATGAACTACCAAGACGCCGATGTGATCGTGCTCTCGGCCTGCGTGCAGATGCCCTCGCTGCCGGCCATCGCCAAGGTCGAAGCGCTGACTGGCAAGCCCGTGCTGACTGCCGCGGTCGCGACGACTTATGCCATGCTTAAGGCGCTGGAATTGGAGCCGGTCGTGCCGGGCGCAGGCGCCTTGCTGTCGGGCGCATACTGA